The nucleotide sequence ATCAATTACAACTTTTTTACCAACGAATTAGAGCACTTGCCCATGTAAAACCGCTGCCAAATGCTGCAAGTACCACTAAATCACCTTCTTTAATTTTGCCTTGTTCCCACGCTTCGGTGAGTGCAATAGGCACCGATGCAGCTGTGGTGTTGCCGTATTTCATAATGTTGTTATACACCTGATCGTTGGTCAGTTTGAATTTTTGCTGAATAAATTGTGCAATTCGCAAATTGGCTTGGTGTGGTATCAACATATTAATGTCTGCAACTTGTAAATTATTTGCTTGCAGCCCTTCATTAATCACTTCTGAAAAACGAACCACTGCATTTTTAAATACAAATTGACCATTCATGTACGGATAGTACGATTCATCGTCTGTATTATTTTCTTTAATAATATCGGTCACCCAGCGCTTGCCCATTCCGGGAGCAATTAACGCCAATTCTTCTGCATGCTCGCCTTCTGAGTGTAAATGGGTTGATAAAATCCCTTTTGATAAATCTTCGGTTCGGCTTAAAACAGCAGCTCCTGCCCCATCGCCAAAAATCACCGAAACACCACGCCCGCGAGTGGTCATGTCCAATCCTTTTGAATGCACTTCAGAGCCAACCACCAAAATATTTTTATACATGCCCGTTTTAATAAACTGATCGGCCACCGAAAGCGCATAAATAAAACCCGAGCATTGATTGCGAACATCTAACGCTCCAACGGTATTTATGCCCAATTCTTTTTGAAGGGTAACTCCCGGACCTGGAAAATAATAATCGGGACTTAACGTGGCAAATACAATAAAATCGATATCGTTCTTATCAATTCCTGCACGTTCAATGGCAATTTTCGATGCTTTTAGCGCCATACCTGAAGTGGTATCTTCTGGTAAAACTACATGGCGGCGTTCTTTTATACCGGTTCGCTCTTGAATCCATTCGTCATTGGTATCCATAAGTCGTGATAAATCATCGTTTGTTACCACATTTTCCGGTACATAAAAGCCTAATCCGGTTATTTTTGAATGATACATACTTACTTTTTATTTGGAATTCATACAAATTTACACTTATTTTTAAAACAATACTAAGGTATTCATTAATCGAATATCCTGCACAATTATTAGATTAAATCATAGGAAACACATTACTATTGATTGATTTTTGATAAATAATTGTATCTTTAAAAACATAATTTCACAATCAATTGTTTATTAATGAAACGAATAAAACAAACCTTATTAGCATTATTATTAGCCACAGCGCCTATGATTGCACAAGAAAACATTACGTTCCAGAAGCCTTCAAAAGAAATTTTACAGTTAGCCGATTATGAACGTGCCCCTTCTGTTTCTATAAGTACGAATAAAGAGTGGATGGTTCTCTCGTATCGAAATACCTATAAATCGCTTGACGAATTGAATCAAGACGAATTGCGTTTGGGTGGTTTACGTATCAATCCAAACACGAATATTTCAAGCACGGCATCGTTCATCAACAACATAAAAATAAAAAAAATCAACGATAAAACCGAAACCGTTGTGAAAGGTTTGCCTGCCAACGCACAGATCAGCAACGTATCTTGGGCGCCAAACGAAACCAAACTGGCATTTACAAATACCACAGCAACCGGCAACGAATTATGGGTTTTAGACCTAGAAAAAGCAACGGCAAAAAAACTGACCAATGCCATTTTAAATGCCAATTTAGGCAACCCGATTACTTGGTTTAGAAACAGCAACGAGTTGTTGATTAAGGTAATTCCCGAAAACAGAAAACCATTGATAGATGCTAAAAAAGCAATCCCTACCGGGCCTATTGTTTCTAATGCCGAAGAAGGTGTGGTTTCGCAAAACAGAACCTATCAAGATTTGTTGAAAAACAAAACCGACGAAGCCAATTTCGAGACCATTGTAACCTCTGAATTATATACAATTGATTTAAACGGAACCAAAAAACTGTTTAAAAAAGCCGATTTATTTGCTGGTGAAACTTTTTCGCCCGATGGAAATTATGTTTTGCTAACAACCATTCAAAAACCCTTTTCGTACTTGGTACCGCTAAGTCGGTTTCCAATGAAAACGATTGCTTATAAAGCAAATGGTGAAGAAGTGAAATTGGTAAACGATGTACCTTTGAACGAAGTGATGCCAAAAGGATTTATGGCAACTCGACAAGGAAAACGCAGCATGAACTGGAGAAGTGATAAACCAGCTACTTTGTTTTTTGTAGAAGCTTTAGACGGCGGCGACCCTGCAAAAAGCGTAGAAAAACGCGATGCTTTATATACTTGGGAAGCGCCTTTTAACAATGAACCTGAGTTGCTTACAAAAACACCGCAACGCTTTGGTGGAATTGCTTGGGGCGATGAAGAAACGGCAATTGTTTACGATCAATGGTATGATACCCGGAACATAAAAACTTATTTGTTTAATCCAACCAAAAAATCGGAATTAGTGACCATTTGGGATCGAAATTATCAGGATATTTACAGCGATCCGGGTGATTTTCAAACTAAAAAGAATGCATTGGGAAGATACACCTTGCAAAAAGAAAACAACAAATTGTATTTAATTGGCGAAGGACACACCAAAGAAGGGCAATTTCCTTTTATTGATGAATTGGATTTGGCTACTTTAAAAACAAAACGTTTGTATCAATCAAAACTTACAGACCGCTTGGAATCGATTTCTGAAATCATCGATATTAAAAAAGGAGCTGTTTTGGTGAATATCCAATCAAAAAACGATTATCCTAATTACTATTTCCGCAACATTAACTCAAAAAATGATTTAAAGCAGATTACCTTCAACAAAAATCCGTTTGAAAGTATTAAAGATGTGCATAAAGAAGTAATCAAATACAAACGCAAAGACGGAGTGGAATTATCGGGAACATTGTATTTACCAGCGGGTTATGACCGTAAAAATCCTACCGAAAAATTACCTCTTTTAATTTGGGCATATCCGGCTGAATATAAAGATAAAAACAGTGCCGGACAGTCATCTGCAAATCCTAATGAATTTACATTTCCTTATTACGGTTCGTTTGTATATTGGGCTGCGAAAGGCTATGCGGTTTTAGACGATGCCGCTTTTCCGATTATTGGCGAAGGAACACAAGAACCAAACGATTCCTTTATTGAACAATTGGCGCTGAATGCTGAAGCTGCGATTGATGCAGTGGATAAATTAGGATTTATTGATAGAACCCGTGTGGGCGTGGGCGGACACTCATACGGCGCTTTTATGACTGCAAATTTATTGGCTCATACCAAATTGTTTGCCTGCGGAATTGCCCGCTCAGGTGCATATAACAGAACATTGACTCCTTTTGGTTTTCAAAGCGAACAGCGCAATTATTGGGAAGTTCCTGATGTGTACAACACCATGTCGCCTTTCATGAATGCCGAAAAAATGAAAACGCCATTGCTTTTAGTGCATGGCGAAGCCGATAACAACCCGGGCACTTTTACCTTGCAAACCGAACGCTATTTTCAAGCGTTGAAAGGATTAGGAGCACCGGTTCGTATGGTAATTTTACCAAAAGAAAGTCACAGTTACGTTGCTAAAGAAAACATTTTGCACCTGCTTTGGGAACAAGAACAGTTTTTAGACAAGCATTTAAAAAATAAAAAATAACTCACACGATGCTGTCATTCTGAACGAAATGTAATGGAGTGAAGAATCTCGTGTAAACTAAATATTTTTTTAAACGCCGGCAAATTGTCGGCGTTTTTATTTTATCTAATTAAAAAATGAATCGTTCCGCTTAAAGGCTCACGCGATTCAATGGTTAGAACAACATCGTGAAATTGAGCTTTTAACACATACCCTCTTCCACTGTAATAACACGAAATAACTTTGGCTTGATAACCCTCGTTTGCTATAAAAAATTGATGTGGTCTAACGAGTAATATTTCATCATTTTGAACACCTAAATAGCGTACGGGAATTAAATTTATTTCACCTGTTAAACGAGCAATGTATTCACTTGAAGGAAGTTCATAAATATGTTGTGGTTTTTCTTTAGTCAAAATGACTCCATCTTTCATTACAATCACTTCGTCTGAAAACATTAAAATCTCTTCGGGTGTATGCGAAGTATATATGATGGTGATTCCTTTTGATTTACAATACTGAAATACATGTTGACTTAATTTACTTTTTTGATGATGATCAATATGGGAAAAAGGTTCATCTAACAAAAGTAATTCCGGTTCTAAAGCCAAGACTCTCGCCAAAGCGGTTCGTTGCATTTGTCCTCCGCTTAAAAATTGAGCTTTTACATGGGCAAATTCCGTCATATCAACCAATTTCAGCAATTCATCAACTCGTTGCTTCTTTTCTTTTAAATAGAAATTCGATAAAAATCGACCTACATTTTCAGCAACCGAAACAAAAGGCATAAGGTCAAAATCCTGAGCCAAATATTTCATAAAGTCCATTCCGGGAACCAAATTGTATGCAGGGCCCAAAATCTGTTTATCTTTCCAAAAAATCGAACCTGAATCGGCATCCATCAAACCATAGATCAATTTTAGTAGGGTTGATTTTCCACTTCCACTTTCTCCAATAAGCGCAATACTTTGCCCTTTTAGAACAGAAAATCTAATTTGTGATAACACTTGTTTATCTTCGTAAGAAAACGAAATTGATTGAACTCTTAGCATAATAAAAAGGCGACCGAAGCCGCCTGTTGGTA is from Paenimyroides aestuarii and encodes:
- a CDS encoding S9 family peptidase codes for the protein MKRIKQTLLALLLATAPMIAQENITFQKPSKEILQLADYERAPSVSISTNKEWMVLSYRNTYKSLDELNQDELRLGGLRINPNTNISSTASFINNIKIKKINDKTETVVKGLPANAQISNVSWAPNETKLAFTNTTATGNELWVLDLEKATAKKLTNAILNANLGNPITWFRNSNELLIKVIPENRKPLIDAKKAIPTGPIVSNAEEGVVSQNRTYQDLLKNKTDEANFETIVTSELYTIDLNGTKKLFKKADLFAGETFSPDGNYVLLTTIQKPFSYLVPLSRFPMKTIAYKANGEEVKLVNDVPLNEVMPKGFMATRQGKRSMNWRSDKPATLFFVEALDGGDPAKSVEKRDALYTWEAPFNNEPELLTKTPQRFGGIAWGDEETAIVYDQWYDTRNIKTYLFNPTKKSELVTIWDRNYQDIYSDPGDFQTKKNALGRYTLQKENNKLYLIGEGHTKEGQFPFIDELDLATLKTKRLYQSKLTDRLESISEIIDIKKGAVLVNIQSKNDYPNYYFRNINSKNDLKQITFNKNPFESIKDVHKEVIKYKRKDGVELSGTLYLPAGYDRKNPTEKLPLLIWAYPAEYKDKNSAGQSSANPNEFTFPYYGSFVYWAAKGYAVLDDAAFPIIGEGTQEPNDSFIEQLALNAEAAIDAVDKLGFIDRTRVGVGGHSYGAFMTANLLAHTKLFACGIARSGAYNRTLTPFGFQSEQRNYWEVPDVYNTMSPFMNAEKMKTPLLLVHGEADNNPGTFTLQTERYFQALKGLGAPVRMVILPKESHSYVAKENILHLLWEQEQFLDKHLKNKK
- a CDS encoding 3-oxoacyl-ACP synthase III family protein → MYHSKITGLGFYVPENVVTNDDLSRLMDTNDEWIQERTGIKERRHVVLPEDTTSGMALKASKIAIERAGIDKNDIDFIVFATLSPDYYFPGPGVTLQKELGINTVGALDVRNQCSGFIYALSVADQFIKTGMYKNILVVGSEVHSKGLDMTTRGRGVSVIFGDGAGAAVLSRTEDLSKGILSTHLHSEGEHAEELALIAPGMGKRWVTDIIKENNTDDESYYPYMNGQFVFKNAVVRFSEVINEGLQANNLQVADINMLIPHQANLRIAQFIQQKFKLTNDQVYNNIMKYGNTTAASVPIALTEAWEQGKIKEGDLVVLAAFGSGFTWASALIRW
- a CDS encoding ABC transporter ATP-binding protein; translated protein: MLRVQSISFSYEDKQVLSQIRFSVLKGQSIALIGESGSGKSTLLKLIYGLMDADSGSIFWKDKQILGPAYNLVPGMDFMKYLAQDFDLMPFVSVAENVGRFLSNFYLKEKKQRVDELLKLVDMTEFAHVKAQFLSGGQMQRTALARVLALEPELLLLDEPFSHIDHHQKSKLSQHVFQYCKSKGITIIYTSHTPEEILMFSDEVIVMKDGVILTKEKPQHIYELPSSEYIARLTGEINLIPVRYLGVQNDEILLVRPHQFFIANEGYQAKVISCYYSGRGYVLKAQFHDVVLTIESREPLSGTIHFLIR